Sequence from the Microbacterium dextranolyticum genome:
ATCGCCTGGTAGATGGCGTTGATGGGACCGAGACCCATCGACACCGTCGGGAACTGCCAGTACTCGGGCATGAGGCGCGGGTGCGGGTACGAGGGGATGCCGTGCGGCGCGCGCGACTTCTCCTGACGGAAGCCGTCGAGCTGGTCCGCGGACAGGCGACCCTCGAGGAACGAGCGCGCGTAGATGCCGGGGGAGGCGTGACCCTGGATGAAGATCTGGTCGCCGCCGGACGGGTCGTCCAGGCCCTTGAAGAAGTGGTTGAAGCCGACTTCGTACAGCGACGCCGACGACGCGTAGGTCGAGATGTGGCCGCCCACGCCGATGCCCGGACGCTGGGCGCGGTGCACCGTGATCGCGGCGTTCCAGCGGATCCACCGGCGGTAGCGGCGCTCCAGCTCCTCGTCACCGGGGAACTCGGGCTCGTTCTCCGGGGCGATCGTGTTGATGTAGTCGGTGACCGGCACCTGCGGCACGTTGAGCTGCAGCTCGTGCGACTTGTTCAGCAGGCTGAGCATGATCTCGCGACCACGGCCTGCGCCCTTGCTGTCGACGAGCTGCTGGAGCGATTCCTGCCACTCGTGCGTCTCTTCGGGATCGCTGTCCTGCGGGCCCTGCGAGTACGGATCCTGATCGTTGACCGTCACGAGACACCTTTCGTCATCTGGCAGATCGTGCCAGGGATGGGGGCTGCGGGCGCGCGCGGCTTTGTGCAGCGTCGACAACACGTCCTGGATCAGCCTAGTCACAATCCGGAGCACCACGGATGCCGGTGCGCGAACGGATCCGATGTCAGACTGACGAGGTGCCTCAGGTCGTCGCTCTGTACCGCCATCCCGTCAAAGGGTTCACGCCGGAGTGCCGCGCAGAGCTCACCGTGCAGGAAGACGGGCGCATCGGCGGGGACCGCGTTCTGGCCTTCCGCTTCGCGGACGCGACACACCCCGAGGAGCGCGACGGGCTCGACTACTGGCCGAAGTCCAAAGGCCTCGCGCTGCAGGATTTCCCCGCGCTGGCGCGGCTCGAGGTCACCTATGACGAGCACGTGCGGCGGGTGCGTGTGGCCTCCGGAACCCGGACTCTCGTCGAGGCAGGGCTCGATGGGGCCGGTCGTCGCGACCTCGCCGCCGCCGTCACCGAGTTCGTGCTCGCCTCGCCCGAGGCCGAGCGTCTCCACGCCCCCGGCCGGCTGCCGCTCGTCCTCGTCGGGGACGGCGTCACCTCGCGCTTCCAGGACCGCCCGCGCGGCTTCGTGTCGGTGCACACGCGGGAGAGTG
This genomic interval carries:
- a CDS encoding MOSC domain-containing protein, whose amino-acid sequence is MPQVVALYRHPVKGFTPECRAELTVQEDGRIGGDRVLAFRFADATHPEERDGLDYWPKSKGLALQDFPALARLEVTYDEHVRRVRVASGTRTLVEAGLDGAGRRDLAAAVTEFVLASPEAERLHAPGRLPLVLVGDGVTSRFQDRPRGFVSVHTRESAEALDAVLPASIDDRRFRSNIVIAGAEAFSELDWTGAVRIGDVTFAPQGPIVRCLATHADPDTGERDAPVLTTLTRRFDQQKPTLGRLLLPFTGGGVVRVGDEVAVL